The Meriones unguiculatus strain TT.TT164.6M chromosome 9, Bangor_MerUng_6.1, whole genome shotgun sequence genome window below encodes:
- the Sntn gene encoding sentan yields the protein MGGCMPSTQDHEIHSRGEPGPSEAPASTSAPCKMPKSVSISKQLSSIKALKKGSDLEKAIATIALIFRNSSDTDGKLGKATAKNLLQTQFRNFTEREESKPTYRDILSELDEHTESKLDFEDFVILLLSLTIMSDLLQNIWNENVMK from the exons ATGGGAGGCTGTATGCCCAGCACGCAGGACCACGAAATCCACTCGAGAGGAGAGCCCGGTCCTTCTGAAGCCCCTGCATCTACTTCAGCACCTTGCAAAATGCCTAAAAG CGTTTCAATATCTAAACAACTGTCTTCAATAAAAG CTTTGAAGAAGGGCTCAGATCTGGAAAAAGCGATTGCTACTATTGCTCTGATTTTCAGAAACTCTTCTGACACTGATGGTAAACTTGGGAAAGCCACTGCCAAGAATCTGTTACAAACCCAATTTAGGAATTTCACAGAG AGAGAAGAATCCAAGCCCACGTACCGAGACATCCTTTCTGAGCTTGATGAGCACACAGAGAGTAAGTTGGATTTTGAGGACTTCGTGATCTTGCTCCTGAGCCTCACCATCATGTCAGATCTGCTACAAAACATATGGAATGAAAATGTTatgaaataa